The Anas acuta chromosome 2, bAnaAcu1.1, whole genome shotgun sequence genomic interval TGTTTGAACTGGCACTCCAAAGGCTCGGTCAGGTGTTAGTGCCGTCTTGATAgccaaaagaaatatttatatatggcATTACAATTAAGCCAGCTTCCCTTTCTTCAGATCATTAACTATTTAAGTTTCTTCCCTAAACGCAGTACTGCCATTCTTATCATTTGGCTTCTCCCTAACACCTTTTGTTTACCAGGCAGGAGATCTCTCATCATCGCAGAGACCTGGCTCCATCTGAAGGAAACCAAAAACAGGTCCCAAGGGCTTCACTAGAGCTGCTGGCAGATCCAGACAGCGCTCCTTTAGTTCTTTTAGCTCATTTGTCTGGACACGTAACATTTGAGACTAAAACCACTCTCTGAGCTGGGGCAAGTGGTGGCAGACCttctacttcttttttcttgtccCTCATCTGCTCCTCAGGAGCGTTTGTGCCCCTGCTGCTCACTATATGTAAGCAGCAGGAACAACAGCAGAGCCCACTAAATACAGAAGAGCAAGACCCTGAAAAGGGATCAGATTCCCCAAACCCATCTGTCGTAAGAATTATTCTGGAGCTCCTTATCATTAGATTTATCCTTGGACTGCTTTCCTAGCacaatgaattattattatatttttttaacctgcacTGTAGTTAATGGGATGCTAATACGTTTCCAAAACCCTTCATCTGATTGAAACATCTTCAACAACTGCTAACAAGACTCTTCTCTTTCACTTTGGAGTCAACTCGTAGGTAtaactgaagagaaaatgaggCACACATCTATCTCCCTCACAATCTGTGGTTGTTGTGAAGGTGCGTGCATCTGTACAGACACGTCTGTATTTCTCCCAACTTGCAAACCTGTCTCAATTTTAGCCTTCTTCTACAATCAGCAGAAATCAGTCAGCCTTTCATAGTTATTGCTCTCATTTCCCAAAGAGGACAAACATGGATGTGATTGTGTTTCACTGCTGCAGCCaagtgaagaggaagaaatcaaaacagCCCCTTAGTTTTCACTGTACTGCATCTTGGAAGACCTATGAACAGCAAGAGCAAGACTATCTGAAAACACACATgggatttttgtgtgtatttacaACAGCAAACAGCAGTGTTACCATCTCTCTAAAGAAAGGCAGAGTTTGTATGGAAAAGCAATAACTCATTAGACAAAAACCTTACAATCCTTCCTCATTCTGAATGGTTGGGAAGTAATTTAGAGAAGTATATCTTGCACTGAATATCTGCTGGCCTTcctcaaacattaaaaaacaggGTGAAGCTTCAACAGCAAGTCTCACTGCTTCTAAAAcgctacacacacacacacagagatggAGGAGGATATCCCAAATAGTCTCATGGCAAAGCATGCTTCCCAACACTTTTCCCAAGTTAGGGGGTGGCAAAGACATCAGAGCTACAGCTTTGGCTGGCAAAACAGGAACAGCACTGAAATCTGAAGTGTTTAAGAGTTTCACACTCGTGGTTTTGCAAAGCAACAGAACTTGCATGACACTGGGAGAGAAGGGCAAGGAAGTGACCAGAAGATATTTGATGCCCCAAAAAAGGTGTGAGAAAGTTGAAAGGAACCTTCTTCCATAGCAAGAATTCATTCATTGCCTCCACCAGCTATTGTTGCAATCAAACACTACTATAAAACACATACAAGATACTACCCATACAGCATTACATATATTCAGTGGCTGGCAATAAATCCTGCACTGTAAGATGCTTCATGAAATAGCCTGATAATTATTTGGCTTGGGAAGAATGCAACAAACTTCCTTCCCCTAATAAAGTTGTAGAGAAGCAACCTAATGTCTGAATTATTACTCCAAGTCTTGAAGCAGGCCTGAAAGATGTCAACAGTTGTATCTgacattatatatttaaaatctgcCTATATATGCACATCATATAACATTGTGTATGATATTGACATGAATGAAGATAATATGAGATTTTGTATAACACTTCACTGCTCAATCAACCTTAATGAAGAACTGATGTggcaaatttttaaaaacatttgttttctacagCTGGATTCTTACATATTTGTTTCTACGAGAAATCACAAAGAAGTATGTCTTTATTCTTGCCTTCTCTCAATGTCCTCAAGAAGCAATTTAAATCTGAACACTCTAAGTGTATTTCTAGCAGGTGATTTCACTAGGAATTCTCCCTGTTGTGACCACCCAGAAATAGGATCACGAACATAAAGGGGGCTTTAAGGAGCTGTCAGCATTTCAAGTGACAGAAGTAGCACACCAGCAGTTACCCCAGACAAAGAAAATTCTGAGAGATGGTCCAGTTTGAGCCAATTGTGGCACACATCGTTGACAAAAAGAGGCTACATTACAACTACAGCAGTAGCTTCGCTGTAGTGGTGACAGTGGATGAAGAAATACTGCCTCGAAACAGAGTGGAAAAACGAAATTAACCGTGGATCCCAAGGCCAGCTCTTTTACAGGCTGCTCTTAGAGAAGTAAGCATGTTTActttggggcagggagagaggggaagTCCTATCTGTGGAGGACCAGAGCAGGAAGCTACTGGTCACAGCTCCACAGTTATCACCCTACAGGTGCCGCGTCCCAAGACAGCGCTTGGGCATCACGCGCAGGCCTGGCCCCTATGCCTGGGAGCACCATAAGGTCTTAGGAAATTTGGCCCTCACTCTGCTTTCTGCCCTCAGCTTCCCTCAGGAGTGCTTGTCACACATTCAGCTATGTTGCATGggtttcttttggttttgtgctgTGGGACCAAGGCCTCAAGTTGTCAGCAAACCCAACTCTGAGCTAACACGTACGGTGCATGGCCATATTTCCTCCGTTACACTCTGATCCTAAGGCCTGCCAGGACCACGAGGCCCTCAGAGCCAGGAGAGGTTGCCCTAACTACGACTAGACAAACTACTACGAGTAGGTAGACTCCTACCAAAGGAACAGAGCAGCTAACTCATCGTACTTTCCCATACGTTAACGTCCCACATCATAATACCTTCTATTTTCTAGCACATTAATGGCATATTAATAAGCACCGTATAGGCTTCAGTGTGCTACGCTACagaattaatatttatacattACTTCTGTATGCAAAGCTGCTCAGTAAAAGTGACAATGGACTGTAATTCATTAATGGCAAATTAATTACAGTAATCTAACTAATGTAACGCCCACGCACCGCTGATTGATGAAGCCAAGCAGTACGCCTGAAAACACAAAGAGCCAAAGATTCAGTGCAACTTGTTGAAGTTACTCTTGCTCTTCTTTAATTTGAATAGAATTGCTGTGCTAATTCTCAAAATTAATTGAGGCAGTTTTCAAGACAAAAAGGAACAATTCAGTCAATTTGCAAGTTACAACACAAGGGAGGGAACTTCAAGCATGCATTTAATACACAAGTTAAATGCCAGATACCACACCTAGACAAGCTTGAGCTAGTTACCATCAGGACAAAAACAATCCTTCAAGTTATTTTTCACCATGCTGATGCTACCAATTTGTGATCTTGAGTGGGGCTACTCATTCCAAGCACTAATTGTTATGAGGAATCAAGAAGACAGACACAAAGCATGCAACTAGACCAGGATGCCTACATTCAAGGTGACGTGGAGTTGTATCACTGATatcacagaatatttaaattgagggggaaaaaaaaagtgtttcaagtaAGGCTTTTTTCCACAAGTATTGCAGTATTATGCTTAAACAGCTACTCATCCTGATAGGAAATACTAAGATTTTTagaacacaaaaaaatagaGCATTTATGATCATCTCATGACCACCAAAGGACAGTGCATTTTAACACTTGCTACCCAAAACCTCAACATATGGCATTCCTTATTTATTAGTGAGTAGATGAAGAGCATGCGCCTCTCCTGGTGCTTTTCCTCCTGCACCAGCAGAAGCAACAAGCTCTGCATCATCTCAGCCCCTATCCTCTTTAATATTCCAATTTCAGAGATTTGTGAAAGACAAAATATGCTGTAGTACAGCAACTAACACATTATGACCTGTCATAGGAAAGCATAATCAGAGTTACCCTGAAGAGACCCTCCTGCATCTGAACACTTTCCTAGattgctgctccttctcagtgCACTCACATTTAATCCAGTCCCTCCTTGCAGCAAGTCGGGTTGTGAGACAACACTaaagcagggagaagaaataaGTTCTTCCTCTGAGCAAGAACTGCCTACACGTTTTAATGATTCCCTTGTGCTTCGTACGAACGGCACAAGCTAGCGATAGGGCATCCTTTCATCACTGAAAGGAACGCGTGTACCTTCTTCCCGCAAGCTACTGTGATGCTATAGCAAGCACCCCTGCAACAAAGCACTACTATTCGGCAGCTTGGTACTATGAGAACAGTTGTTTTCTCTCTTAAGGGCAAATACTCCTTTATTATGATAGGGCTTGACAGCTCTCTGTTGTGTCCAACCAGTGCGCTGGGAGGAGACGGTTTCAGACCCAGGCAGGAACAGCTCTGATGCCTCCAGGTCAGCAGAGCAGCGATGGATGGGGGCTGGCACGTGACAGCAGCCCTGCGCTCCCCGCAAGGCTCGGACCGAAGGCACTCCTGCCTTGGCTACCAACAGGTCGccttacagagaagaaaaaagcccaGTCGGCTGCAGACGGCATTCACAAACCCATTTATCGAAATACAGCAACGGGGAAATTTCACGTTAACCCTCCACcttccaaaaataaagcttttttttttggaggctgGTTGGTAGTTACAACACGTATCTCCTCTGATATGCGTTAGATTTATGGAAAGAGCgaatccatttaaaaaaaaaaaaaaaaaaaaaaaggtcacctTGGACCTTAATGTTTGACTTGTAGGAACAATGACCTTTAAATAAGCAGCACCCGAAGCACTCTGCAACTTCCGTGCTGAGTGTTTTTGACTTCAAGGTAAAGAACCCAGGTGGCGAAATGCAAACCTACCACTATTCATCTAGACATCgcaggaaagacaaaaagactGCTCTGGGTTTAGTGTGAGGCTTTAGAGGGCCTCTGCTTCTTGGTGAATTTGGGGTGGCTTCGCCTCCTGCCTCGACACCTCGCTCCTgtctctgcaggctgctcccTGGAGCCGTGGACAGCGCTGTGCCCTGAGAGGCAGAGAGcaaggcacagagctgctgctctgctctgttaggggaagggaaataaatagaGAAACTTTTCGAGCTTCTGCTTTCCCTCGCCTTCCCCAGGGCCTCAGCGCGCCCCACAAGCGGCAGGGGCAGCTCCTGTAGGGGAACTGCAGCGGGTCGGGGGCTTTGCGCCCGAGCGGCGGAGGCAGGCACATGATCCAATTAAACCCTAATTATGTAAGCAGCCGGCGAGAGCATTTACACAGCCACCGGCTCTGCgctccccccaaacccccccaaaaaaacccctTTTCCCTTACCTCCGAACAGGTGCGGCGAGAGGTGCGCGGGCAGCGAGCCGATGACGAGCCGGGGTCCCCCGGagcctccaccaccacctccacctccaccacccCCGGAGCCAGCAGCGGAGCCTCCACCTCCCCCGGGGGCTCTGTCCCGGCCGCCTTCCTCCGGGGTGCTGCTGACCGAGTCCTGCGAGCCGTAGGGGCCGCTGCTGTGGGGGATGCTGAAGGCGGGCTGCGCTGCGCGGCTCCCGGCGGTGCTGGaagcggcagcggcggcggcggctcccaGGGACCTGCTGCGGGGCGCCGAccccgcggctccccccggggctgcggctgcCGCTGCCGAGCCGCCGGGAGCGGCGTGAGGAGCCGGAGCCGCCGCCAAGTGAGccggccgcccgctgccgcccgccgccctcccgttagtgctggaggaggaggaggaggagggcaggtcCCCGCCCGAGTACGCCCGGGTGCGGCCGTTGGCGGCGGTCGGGCTGCTCTGCTTCGCCCCCATGGTCCCTCCGCTGCCCTTCtccgctgcctcctcctcctcctcctcctccttcccggCGGCGCTGGGAGTCCGGCCCCGGCGGGGGCGCTGCgaggagcggggaggggagaaggcgagctcggcggcggcggctgctgctgctggctgcgggGAGGCGAGAGCCGCCCGCCGCGATCCGGCTCAGCGGGCGGCCCCGGCGCGGACTCGGCGGCGCCACCATGAGCTGCTCGGCACGGCGCTGGCTGCCCCAGAGCGGCGGCTCCGacccgctgctgccgctgccgctgccgtCCCCGCCGCTGCCACCGCCATCCTCCGTCGCCCGGCTCTCAACAGGGCaccggcggcggcagcagcgccGGCCCCGAGGCCGCCCGCCCAGCGCCCTGTGGCTGTGGCGAGGGAGGCGGGACGGGCCGGGCCAGGCTGGGGCGGGCAGGGCGGCGCAGCCGCTCCTCCGCTCCCTGTCGCCATGCTGGGGGCGGCACCGCT includes:
- the ZNRF2 gene encoding E3 ubiquitin-protein ligase ZNRF2, with protein sequence MGAKQSSPTAANGRTRAYSGGDLPSSSSSSSTNGRAAGGSGRPAHLAAAPAPHAAPGGSAAAAAAPGGAAGSAPRSRSLGAAAAAAASSTAGSRAAQPAFSIPHSSGPYGSQDSVSSTPEEGGRDRAPGGGGGSAAGSGGGGGGGGGGGSGGPRLVIGSLPAHLSPHLFGGFKCPVCSKFVSSDEMDLHLVMCLTKPRITYNEDVLSKDTGECAICLEELQQGDTIARLPCLCIYHKGCIDEWFEVNRSCPEHPSD